The genomic segment ACTTTTTCCTCTGACCTCCctttatcaaaatatttgtatgctttttgctgaaaaactcctctagatgacatcacccagaggattttttcatcattagaagttcAAATAATGTCACCTAGAAGAggtctggaaaagcagattgactaTGATTACCAtgtccatagtgtgagcaacaagttGACATAATCTGGACTGAAGGTTCCTTCAAGCAATGTCATAGTCATAGTCATAGAGAGATAGTTTAACATAGGGAAGTCAAATGGCCTGTATTTatatgtactacccaaactaaaaAGGAGTCAATTCAAAATGAGATGTCCTTTAAACATAGAGGGGCCTCATTCCGAAGGAATATGAGATATTAATCCAGGAAGAGAAGAGATTACATCCATATTTATCAGATCAAACTTTCTCCACATTAACTGCAATTCAACAAATGCTCATTAGTTTCCTGAGAAAGAAATGTTATGGTCTGCTGTATGCTAGAGTGTCGTCTGTGGGTTAGTTCAAAGCTCAGCCGACAAAACAACATCCTGCTTCTCCTGGTTAATTCTTATTGACAGCAGAATTTTCCCCGGAGCAGCTGCCAGCCACACTGTCATTAACATCAGTGGGAGAAAGGGGAAACATTAGAATAGAGCGGGTGAGAGAGAGTGACTTAGCCTTTATCATTAATGCATCATATCTGgatattttgtattgtttttacatCTCGCAATATCAGATGATTCccttctgtttctgtgtctcgTTGTCCTTATGTCCATCTGGCTACTTTCTCCTCAGATACttattttttaatgtcagtCTTTCCAAATGTCCCTTCCTGCAGCCATTTCCCTCCGTTTCATTCTCCTTATTGTCCCTATCTTGAGTCACAAAAAATGTCCTTCTCTTTAGAAGAAATGTGTAATGATCAGTCTGAAAGGCTTCTGACAGCTTCATTCTGAGTCTTGCATGAGAAAGGATACAGATCTCAGATCTGTTTTAATCATACTATGAAATCACATATTTGCATGATTAATCTCACTtatgttcacatatttgtattgcCATTTTCTGTTGAGTCTTAAAATATCAATTAGTCAAATAtgaccttttctttctttgtttttatttttctcctttatgaaataaataaactttctgTTTCATCATTGCCTTATGTGTTTACCAACAGTGTAACACTAGCCACAAATAAATTGAACGCTGCAATAAGTTCTTATTTCAAATTTGAAAGTTGAGATTTTACCTAAATGTTAAGTAATAGTTAAGCAATTGTCTTCTTTCTAATCTTTTCGTCAGAGGCTGTGCCGACTTCTTTTGAAGGACCCTTTGGAAAGATTATTTACCGAGTGAGGGCGGTCATTGATACTCCCCGCTTCACCAAGGACTACAAAATCCAGAAGCCCTTCTACATACTTAACATGCTTAACCTCAATAAGGTGTCTGGCATTGAAGTAAGTCCTTGTTGAACAAACCTGCCTACTTTCCTAATCACCTCACTCCTCATTTCATTCCTTTACTTTAATCTTGCTGTTTAGTTTTTGCTGAGTTAGAGTAGGTACAGGTTTTGAGCATACATATTCTAGtggcagggagagaagagaagagaggactTTAATCCCTGTAATGTATCTCCTTATTTGATCAGGCTTTGTCTTGATCGAGGATTATTTGATTTCATGGCAGGGCAGgatctaatttgttttttcctttaactcTGTTCCCACCCTGCTTGTTAGAGTTTTCTCATACTCCGAATCTTAATAGGAATAGATAAATGGTGCATcacattatttacatatttaagcAAGACTTCTTAAATACTAACAACAAACATGCATTTACCCTGTAACTTTGTCTTTTGCAGCGTCCCAGTTACGCTGTGACCACTAAGAAGTTTAGCTACCTCCTGGTAAAAACGGGGACCCTGATGCTTAAAGCTCGCACTGACATGAGAGGTTACATCCCTGGTCAGATCATCAAGTTAGCCACAGAGATCCACAACAAGTCTGGAAAGGACACAGGTTGTGTGCTGGCCACTCTCATACAGGTAGATTAATATACTGAATATAATCCCTAATCATCGTGTTTTTACCATAGTATAAATAAAGGatgtattttgatgcatttattaatttgaagTTGATGAAAGAGTTACACCAAATGGAAGAAGGTCACACTTAAAATAATGGAAGGGTGTTTTTtgattattacaaatattacagtgcatctggatttGCAAAAAGAGGGGGTCTGAGTGGGTTTAATATGCAAAAGCTATATCGGTCcaaattttaacacaaaaattCCAATAAATCAAATGGACCTGCGCTGAGGAAAGTTGCATgaactttgtaaatgttttgttcttttttttgttcagaaagtctttattttttcaggggtggataacataacataacattgaAAAATCTTACATCTCTGACAGACAGAGATGGTCTTTTCCCTATCTCTATAAGCTGCTATTCTGACAGTGTGCAATACTCCCTGAAATTATCCATTTTGAGGGCTACTGAACTTTTAGATGAATCATACATTTCTGCTGGGACTCATTCACAGAACTCCTCCTTTCATGTGATGCAAAATTGTCCCCATACCTCAAGATAACAGTAATAGAAGTTTTCCTGATCTATTTCCAAAGAGCACTTTGTCTTGCAGTAAGGAAGTGGTGGGTGAAGTGGTAAGAAGTTATtctcacattttttcatttcagctctatgttgttttttttcccccccagaaAGTGACCTATAAAACCAAACGGCCTCTTTTTGACCTGCGAACCATTGCAGAGGTGGAGGGAGCCGGAGTAAAAGCTGGAAAACACGCAGAGTGGAGGGAGCAGATCATtgtccctcctcttcctcagtcAGCGCTGAATGGCTGCAGCCTCATAGACATCGACTATTGCCTTCAGGTCAgattgtgtgcgtgtgagtgtgtgtatgtgtgtgtgttattatacTAGGTTGATGGCAGCTTTGTAGATTTGCATATCGTACAGTATACTACATTCATTGAAAACATTGTTATACACACTTGCCTGTGAAAACTTTCTCATAAATGGTTTTATTTCCCTCACATGTTCCTTTCTCAGTTTAATATTAAGTGAATCTTTACTTTCATGGTCAAAAGCTCAAAAAGTAATACAtctgtttttgacagttttcaCCTAATTATCATTCCACCTTGTTTCTGGTACCATTTCACAGTACTTGACAGTAGATAAGGTCCTCATCAATCAGAAGATTTTCTGGTAATTTGTAGTGTTTATCTGATTTATCCCTCTTTGAATTGATGTTGTACTCcccatttttaataaaataataagtattaaataaaaaagaacccCAACTGTAATTGGTtagaaataaaatctaattataaCCCGTGTTTTCTTCATAAATCATGCTTGTGTTACAGGTGTCACTAAAATCTCCAGAAACAGTCATCATTCTGCCCATTTATATCGGAAACATTGCTCTGAACTTGTCTCTATCAAGATCCATGCCCTCCAGTCCCGACCACTGTGGCGTTGCACCCGGCGCTGCAGGGGTGGCACCTAGTGCCCCACCAGCAGAGGAAGAACCCGAGAATGGGATGTGTGCAGGGGGTATTGCCAGTGAGGAGATTCCCACCAAGAGTCACTCTCAGCAGGATCCCTCAGGGCAGCAAGTCTCCATGTCCCCCAGCGCCTTCAGCCATGCTCCTGGTGCAGCACTACCTCCTAGTCACACATCTGCTCCAATGTTCTCTGTGTCTACTGGGGCCACCATACCTTTCTTCACCGAAGGAAATGTGACTCCTATCCCAACTTCCTGTTCTCTCATTCTCCCTCCAGAGTACAGCAGCTGCGACTACCCTCCTGGTTTGTTTGCTATACACACTCTTACACACTGGCAAAGATGGGAGAGGACTGGTGTAATGGCCGACTAGATATTCCTATTACAGTTAATGCTTTGAATATCATTTTTGTGATCCCAACATGGTCAAAGAGACTTACAAGACATTCACTTTCTAAAGCTGACAAACCCTAAACTCCCAAGCTCATAGTTTTTGTCTCATGTCCTCACAATGGCAAGCAGCTAAAATTACAGTCCTGTTGAGATAAAATGTTAAGATTAGAGAACGTCACTGGTTACATGGTACACCAGTGTGCTACAAAGCACCAGAgctttacaaaatatatttgttgtttatgagtttggtaaatgtgtttgttgcatGAAATCCTGTAATACAATGAAAATTCTTTagtaatcacacacactttgctgcACTGACAAGTAAGAGTAAATCGgactttacttactttacttacATTAGAACTGAGGGAAGATTCTAACTGTCCGTATGTTTTTCCCCATGTGTTACAGAGCCCCCACCCACTTATGAAGAAAGCTGCAGTAGTGCTAACTCTAGTTTCAACAGTAGACAGTAGAGAAGAAGGAGGTGATGAAGCATTGTGGCCACGCTGACTCCGTCTAAACTTGCCTGTCAACAAAACAGGACGGAGACGCGCTGGGTGAAAAAGGATGGACCATCACACCCCCACCCCATCCTAAACAttgtttctttgtcctttcatAAGTAAAAAGGGATCTATCTTATATTGAATATAAGAATTTTAACGTCACCTCATGTCCCACCAGGTCATGTAAGACAGAACAGGTGAACATCACTGTGCCTAACAGAAGTATTTTGGATCATCTTACaacatttaaacttgttttcttcttggggctgggttttgtcttttgttgtcgCTTCTGTGATGCCTTGAAAATTATCTACTAAAGGCTCAGGTTCGACAAAACCAATCCGGCCTTTTTTACGGTCCACTGCTGTCTATGTGGTTCTCAGCTGCCCCCATCATCAGCAGGGAGGAGCTGTCTTCATGCTGGATATCAAGAGGTCCACAGGTATCTGTGCATTAATAAATTGAACCTGTGTGTGTTGATTTTACCTAtgacttctttttttcacatcctGCACATAGGGTGTTTAAAAGAGTAATTGTATTTTAGGAAAAGCTGTCAGTTTTACATATTGAAAGACTAGGTTCATCCAATACATAATAATTTACTTAAACAGCACTATAAAACcaaattttctgtttatttattgtttaattgaCAAGAATCAACCAATTggaatatttacatatatttaaaatagtttgtttctGTACCAGATCATATATGTACTGCAGCTCTGTGTTGgttaatataactttttttagcTGCTGGACAGAGGACTACACGGGTTAATTCCTAACTTCACTCCTATAATTTCTAGTCCTCTTGTGGCCATCGTTAGTACAAGCTTTAAGTAGGATCTTTGCACAGTCAGTTATATAGACTGAAATGCTTAAGTGAACCCTGGCATCCTTAGTACCATTTACATCTTAATTTCTTGCAACTGTTTATTAAGCAGAAGTGACAAGCTAAGGTGTTGGATCGTTTCAGTTTCAGTAAGGACAAGACTATTTTTTGCTTTACTAATTTTCTTAAGTGTCGCATTAGTGAAATGAGAATCTTCAATAATGTCAATGCTGACCATTATAAATGTACATGTGCACAACACAGCactttttgacagtttgactGTATGacaatttaaatacaatgtgtgcatccagtatgtgtgtgtgtgtgtgtgtgtaggtgtgtgtgtgtgtgtgtgtgtgtgtgtgtgtgtgtgtgtgtgtgtgtgtctttgggttaaaaagtaaattttactTAAAACTAATTTGGACAAGGGTTTACCTGAGATTTGTTTTCGCTCaacttttaaattgaatttttattCAGTTCATCACAGATTATCCGTGTTTGTCTGGTAGAGACTTTTTTCTGTGCACAAGTGCTGGGTGATGATTTAATATTGTTCATTTTTAGCAtagtattatattattacagATTAATTTATCATCAGCATTAGTTGAAGGTTTTGTTAACTCAACAAATTATTGCTTATTGCTTTGaacagtttctttttcattttgattttgcaTACATTTGTCATATTGTGTACTGAtgacagaaaatatatttttttcattatgatgACTTCAATTACATCAGCAAAGCATAACCCAGCTGTATTGTTTGGGATGTTGTGTAAACCGtttattatttgcaaatcattttaaactttattgaacatattaaaaaagtcACTTATAAcatgtaaaaagtaaacattCTCATTCTGAATTTCAAGCTATTAATGTTGAGTAGGTCTTGCTTATTTCTGCAACACCATGACTCAGTAGTTAGAGTCCAGGTGGTAAACTGACCTGGCAGCAGTCTAGACCTGTGATTCACTCTTACTCTATATTTCTTATCtctatatttgttttacacagcGTCCCAACCTTTTTTGGAAATAGAGTTTGTAAAGGATCAGCAGATATTAATTGTCTGTGGAAAACTAATGTCACTGAAACATACGCAGAATTCCAAcactaaatgtttgtgtgactgttaatgtgtttgtcttattttatcGCATGTAGTCAaattaaagtcaaattaaaatagtttgtgaattcagaaaaaaatccCAGTCTCGCCACACATTGGCTCTAAAATTCCCAGAAAGTCCAAATGTTACAGTCACCCAAACAACACTTCTCTGGATTTGCATAATTGTGAATGCTCGCCTTAAACATTCTGAAGCCCTGCCTCCCTttgaaaacttttattttttttttatgtcaggcAGGACATCAGGATTTGCTCCTGCAGCTCCTTCTGGCTTGCCTAATGCGGACTGTGCTAAGTGCACTTGATGTTACGTACAAATGTagcttttaaaaacagcatGTACGACCTGTTGgacatcatttttattcttgttttagaaaatatgtGCAATTCCTCTCATCTCCAAAAATGCTCCAGAAGCAGTTCCCTGCTGCCTTTTTCATTCTTGATTCTGTTGAATTCTTTTCTACCAAAAAGTACTATAGCTTTATGAAGCacctcttgttttgtttttccttcactcTGTCTCCCTCACATATTGATGAGTGGTGtctagttttgtatttttctactTGTAAACTGTTTACAGGTGCAGTATGCAGATATGTATAGGAGCGCCTCAGTtggtaaatgtaatatttgaacatactgtacagtacaaaatCAAAGTTgtactgtattaaaataaaattatatgacgtggttttgtttatatcaGCAAAGTCCTGCTTTCAAATGACTAAGCTAAGCTTTATATCACATTTCTACAACGCAATTTAAAGTTCTTTGCATAGAAGCACAAATTTGTAATGTGTTCTAACTCAGTTGGCACTACTTTTTAACTTTGTTGGCACTATAATCCATAGCCCAGTTCCAACagttattacacacacacacacacacacacacacacacacacacacacacacacacacacacacacactgtttagtAATTATAACGATACCATATGTTACTTAAAGTCACAGAAAGAAATatcaaattaaagtaaaacaaccaaaaatagtTCAACAAAAAACTGCATTATAAGGGATGGTTTATTAATTTCACCTTCTGCTTA from the Channa argus isolate prfri chromosome 18, Channa argus male v1.0, whole genome shotgun sequence genome contains:
- the arrdc1b gene encoding arrestin domain-containing protein 1b, with the translated sequence MGKLQLFDITFTDNKLVYGPGESISGTVKIRTSNSLQYKAIKVTCHGSCGISNKLNDASWILEEQYLNSMLSVADKGTLAPGEHSFPFQFLIPEAVPTSFEGPFGKIIYRVRAVIDTPRFTKDYKIQKPFYILNMLNLNKVSGIERPSYAVTTKKFSYLLVKTGTLMLKARTDMRGYIPGQIIKLATEIHNKSGKDTGCVLATLIQKVTYKTKRPLFDLRTIAEVEGAGVKAGKHAEWREQIIVPPLPQSALNGCSLIDIDYCLQVSLKSPETVIILPIYIGNIALNLSLSRSMPSSPDHCGVAPGAAGVAPSAPPAEEEPENGMCAGGIASEEIPTKSHSQQDPSGQQVSMSPSAFSHAPGAALPPSHTSAPMFSVSTGATIPFFTEGNVTPIPTSCSLILPPEYSSCDYPPEPPPTYEESCSSANSSFNSRQ